The Arachis ipaensis cultivar K30076 chromosome B05, Araip1.1, whole genome shotgun sequence nucleotide sequence ttccatgaagaatatggaaagacagattggacagctttccaagCAAATTGCTATTGGGAAGCCTTtaagctcactcccaagtgacaccattcctaatccaaaagaggaatGCAAAGCTATACAGCTAAGGAGCGGAAAGACcttggtgaaaaatgaagaagcaaccaagaagccaaaggaaaatgACAAGAAACAGGGTGAAAAAGAGGAAGCCAATGATAAAGATGTaacagcaagcaagcaaacttcaAAGCAGGCCCAAGAAAAGGGAGACCAGCCACAAAtttcaagaaaagggaaggaagcaATGAACGAGCCAACTAAGGACCACaggcagggagtgaacttcacacctctattgccatatccccaaaggttcaccaaggagactaaggaccaacacttccctaaatttctcaaaatcttcaagaaattggagatcaacattcccctggctgaagcattagagcaaatgcccctatacgccaagtttctgaaggagcttattaacaagaagagaagttggcaagagaATGAGACTAtactgctcactgaagaatgcagagcATTAATCCAGAAAGGACTCCCCCCTAAACTTGAAGATCCTGGAAGTTTCTTTCTACCTTGTGCCATTGGTAGTATGACCATCAACAAGGCAATGTGTGACTTAGGGGCTAGTATCAATCTGATGCCTTcctctctagtgaaaaagctatgcatagaagaAGTGAAACCAGTACAGATGTCTTTAGAATTGGTGGACAAGTCAGTGATATGTCTCAGGGGTGTGATTGAGAACCTTCTAGTAAAGGTAGACAAATTCAtattccctgcagattttgtggtcttAGATTCAGATGAGGATGAAGGTGATTTCATTATACTGGagagaccattcttggccactgctagggccattATAGACGTAGAGCAAGGAGAGTTGACCCTCAGAATGCATGATGAAAGCGTCACCCTGAATGTATTTCCAGAAACACAGCTCATTGATGAAATAAAGGAGTGCATGGAAACTGACAAGGAAGACTCACAGTGGAAGGAAGGAATCAACAAGACGATCAGTAGTTACCTTTCAAAGCAAGAAATAGATAACACAGCAggacaaaaagagaaagagattgTGTAGAGTGATGAAGAAATTCAAGAAGACATTGAAGTGTTAGCCACTAAGAAGAAAAGTCCCAAAGTGAAGCCCACTTGCAAGGAgaaaggatcaacaaaaagagggaagaaaaacaagaacaaaactaaaaagggttggaagaacaaaaagattCTAACAAAGGGGTTCTCTAAGGGTGATGAAGTACAATTGATCTATCAACAACTGGGGGCAAGCCAACAAGCTGATGACTACTATACTGTCAGTACAATACTCTcactagagcatgctgaaattgaacatcaaggaacaaagaagaagctcacagtcaGGGGGGATAAGTTGAGACACTAccgtcatcaaccaccataaaaaaatggtccaatgtcaagctaatgacaataaagaagcgcttgttgggaggcaacccaacctgaggtagttttcttttcatagctattttaataaaaatgtcaaTTAGTTTTATCTGTACTGCAAgaagttaagtttggtgttacacaccaaaacaatctaagggagaatgaaggattttaagtttggtgttccaccaaaaacttcatcataaaacacattctcaccttctgcataatgctggcctcaagcaatcagataaactagttaaccaaTCTGCTATTTCACAGATTTCAGTTCTATCACCTGTAGCAAAGAAAAAGAGTTCTACATATgtttaatttgatgcatgagaaccattggcaaggtactaagtttggtgtccccacaCCAAAGtgagttcaaaagcccataaataattcatgcatgctaaccatttttcaagtgcttggggaacaagcaacttcaaTATCACTGCAAAGCATCATACAAGTTTTTGGaaagattaagcatcatcaatcaaagagatgaaagaggaatgtgaagactagcaatgatgatgatgaggagtaaagcaagtaaactccaaaagatTGTATTATTAAGTGATTGTTTTGCATCAGACACTGccatgattgaaagtgatattataTCCCTATCTGTCTTTTTGTCTAGTATAGTCTCTCTGTAgttcaataattaagatgcttgatcattcacaccCTATACCctccaaacttgtttgcactcaatgtcTCAAAAAGGCATCACATGATAGTTCTTTGAAAAgagggattgaggaattaaacaaatttgaggcaagcaaaagattaggagaagtggtggttctaattgtatgattatgcattgtggctgcatgtttgtgaaaacttgcatgggagctcataggcaggacatagagttcaaagaagtattgtggagattctcaaacatttattgatccaagaagcagcaaacaaaagaaaataaagaaaatacaaaaataaaagagcatggcccaaggttctgagcatcaattactaggcagaaaagaagaaagaaacaagaactcaaaaagTTATtgtcctagtaaatgcttgtggtcgaattgtgtcaaagagagaggcttgagcaagtaaatccttaggggtgctttaacacctaataccttaaaaccaactggtttaggagtattgattgaaagatTATCTAAatagccgctttgagacatgacacttagagtcgaggccaaaacacaaaaattataagctgcttcaaggtgattacctatagagagatctccattatattatttggatgaaagttctaagacctaagacttccaagatgtagggactagtaagcactgaagcccttgcatgagcatataacttagagttcaccccactgtcacttaatcacttcacttaCAGGATATGaaaagttattcttcaatccactTCTAACTGAAAGAACCTTCGAGCATAATTCTtctcttgcttggggacaagcaagttttaagtttggtgttgtgatgacaagtcatcttagcctagttttactagtctttttctttgtttttattaggttttatgcactttcttgcattgtaagtaagtaatttggaatggaattgcacggtttctttgaatcaatcaaccaccatttaattgatactaaatcatgaggtttaagctaaatttaattgatatttaaatgatttataaaccttgtgaatttggtgatactttgattggttgttttgattatttataggtgaagaaaagaagaaaacaagaaagcgtggcctaagaagcgtggccaAAGGAAACAAAGAAGTGTGGCACAATGAAGGAGGAAAGCCACGAAGCTTTCTCCAAGAGCTCAGTACtctctaaggtagcgtttggtagagagacagagactgaaaaactgagactgagagacaaaaacttagagacagagattgaaataaatttcagtattctgtttggtgcaaagtgagagacaaaaattgaaacaagaatgaagctctaatttaatttgtataaagggtaaaattcgaattaattaattgaaatgagagtattttaggtataaatg carries:
- the LOC107641297 gene encoding uncharacterized protein LOC107641297, which gives rise to MTINKAMCDLGASINLMPSSLVKKLCIEEVKPVQMSLELVDKSVICLRGVIENLLVKVDKFIFPADFVVLDSDEDEGDFIILERPFLATARAIIDVEQGELTLRMHDESVTLNVFPETQLIDEIKECMETDKEDSQWKEGINKTISSYLSKQEIDNTAGQKEKEIV